The stretch of DNA CATTCTTTGCAAATTTTGAATAAATTACTTTACAACTAACTTGTAAAAAGGTAAAATGAACTAATATCTTTTTTTGGTTGATATTTGCGAAATTTAACTGAATAGTAAATATTGTTGCGCAGTAGCTATATAATCTGTGCTTTTTTCATACATGTTTATATTCAGCGAAATTTGGTAATGAAAGTAATATACACGAAAGAAAGGAGCATAAGGATGGAAAGAGTTACTTTAGAACAAATATTTGTTCACCCAATCACAAAGAAGTATTTACAGCGTTCTGGGATTGCCCATGCAGTGGCGGTGGCGGAATATGCGTATATTTTTTCTAAGCGATTTGCTGTAAATCCAGATCTTGCTACAAAAGCAGCGCTCTTACACGATATCGGTCACTATACATGGTATCGTAATGGCGAATGGGATTATGATCTCTATAAAGAAAATGATATTCATGCGATTAAAGGTTCAAGTCGTGCTCATAAACTTTTAATTCGAAATGGTGAAGAGCGACATGCAGCTAAAGAAATAGCTATTGCTATTTTACTTCATACCGACTCTTATCTGCCAGAAGGGGAGTTGCAATTAAATTCACTTCAACAAGTTGTAGCAATGGCAGACGAAGCTGATGAAGAGTATGGTGGTAATCATCATTATAAAGAAATTGATCCCGAAATAGCACTAAAAAGAATTCGAGCACTAGATAAACAAATTGATGAGGCTTTAACTAAAGCAGATACCTCTTCTAAGCATGCATAAAAGATATGCTTGGAGTTTGAGGTTACATATTTTTTCTGCGTCTAAAAAACGCCCCCTAATTTTTAGAGGACGTTTATGATTTATTTCTCCAGGTATTCTTCTAACGTAATGTCTTGATTCATGATTTCTTCTGCTGCTTTATGTCCTACATAACGTAAATGCCAAGGTTCAAATTGATATTTAGTAATATCTTCTTTACCTTCTGGGAATCGAATGATAAAACCATAATTTGCGGCATTTTCTTTTACCCATTTTCCTTCTTTTGTTTCACCAAACTCCGTTACTAGATTAAAGTTAACTTCTGGACTTGTTACATCCATAGCCAGTCCGGTTTGATGTTCACTCTCTCCAGGTCGAGCACTAAATGTGTTTGCATGCTTTTCACCATTTTCAGCGGCATTTGCTGCAAAAATGTTATCTTGGCGGTCGTATGATCGGTATCCAGATTGTGCGTAAAGCTCTAAATTTTCTTCTAGCGCATCTGCAAACAATTCTTCTAATGCATCAGCGGCAGCTTGGCGCATATATTTTTTTGGAATGTCCTCCGTGAATGGGAAAGGAACATTAGGTATAACTAAATCATCTGGAATATAGTCTGCAGGCAATGAAAATTCTTTATTTACAAGAGCTAGTTGATCGTATGGGTTTGAAATGATTTCCGTACCCGCATCTGTAAATGCAGGTTCTGTCGGTGCTGGTAGACCTTCACCTGGTTTATACGAATTTTCGGATTGGATAACTTCCTCTATTTTTTGTTTGGTATCCTCATTATAGACCCCAGAAACGAGTAAATCCTCTTGTTGTAGTTGAAAATCAGTTATTGCCCAAGTCACCTGTTCGTTATAGTTACCTTGTTCAGAAAAGTTGTACCCTAACTGTTCAAGAAAATACTGAAGAGCATCTACCTCTTCTCCTTGATCTAGCTTTTGTAAAGGGGTTTCTGGTAACTCTTTATTATTTTGATTAGCTGTTACATCCTCATCATTTGTTGGGTTTTCTAAAGTTTCTTGTGAAGATGAATGGTTATCATCATTAGATTGGCATGCGCTTATGAAAAGTAGTAGTACACCGATCAATAACAACCAAAGCAAACGTTGCATAATTAACTCTCCTAACCCGTACTATCTCTTATTCTTTTCCAGGTGAGAAATGTCCGTCAACTAAAAAAAGCTTAATAAAGGATAAGGACATCACCTTGATAAGCCTTATTTATCATTATTACTGAGTGAAAAAACCTCAAATGATGGAAGACTTACGTTATATATGTATATATATTTTATTAACGCGTAATTAGAAATAATTTTGCAGATTATATCTTCTCATATTTTTAGGGGATTGAGTAGCTAAAACAATAAGTTAGTAATTTCTGAATTTATAGCAAATAGAAGGGAGGTGGAAAATTAGATGAAGGATGTAGTTTTGAGCCAGTGGCAGTTATTACCACAGACTCAAAACGAATTTGATTAGTCTTATGATTTCTCAGCAAATAATTTAGCAATACCAATAATCGTTTTCGTAGATTTTTCCATATTTTGAACAGATACATACTCATATTTTCCGTGGAAATTCTCTCCACCGGTAAAGATATTTGGAGTTGGTAATCCCATATAAGAGAGTTGGGATCCGTCTGTTCCTCCACGTACTGGTTGAATAATAGGTTCGATATCTAATTGTTTCATAGCCTCACTAGCTATATCGACAATATCTTTAACCGGCTCTATTTTCTCGCGCATATTGTAATACTGATCTTCCATTTCTACGTGAATAGCATTTTCTCCATATTTATGTTGTATATCAGTAGCGAATTGTCGTAACGTATCTTTTCGATTTTCAAACTTATTACGATCATGATCGCGAATAATGTAATAAACTTTGGTTGTTTCTACGTCACCTTCGATAGATATTAAATGATAAAACCCTTCATATCCCTCTGTATGCTCGGGAGCTTCCTGTTCTGGAAATTTCGAGATAAATTCAGCAGCAATCTTTCCTGAATTGACCATCTTATTCTTTGCAGTACCTGGGTGAACACTGTTCCCAGTGAAGGTGACTTTTGCGGCTGCAGCATTAAAACTTTCATATTGAAGTTCTCCTAAAGGACCACCGTCGATCGTATATGCGTATTTAGCGTTAAAACGGGATACATCAAATTTATGCGGACCACGTCCAATTTCTTCATCTGGTGTAAAAGCAACACGAATAGTACCATGCTCTATTTCTGGATGTTGGATGAGATACTGCATAGCTGTCATAATTTCAGCAATGCCCGCTTTATTGTCAGCTCCTAAAAGTGTCGTACCATCAGTAGTAATTAATGTATGTCCTTTATAGGAAGAAAGCTCTGGAAATTCCTTAGTTGATAGCACAACTTGAAGCGTTTCATTTAATACGATATCCCCGCCGTTATAATCAATGATTTGCGGATTAACGTTCTTACCAGTAAAATCCGTAGCAGTATCTACGTGGGCAAGAAAACCGATCGTCGGAATATCATTTTTCGAATTTGCTGGTAATGTAGCCATGAGATATCCATATTCATCGACTTCGATTTCTTCCATGCCAATTTCTTTTAGTTCATCTTTAAGATAGTGAATTAAATCCCACTGGCCAGGTGTTGATGGAGTAGTACTTGAATCTCCGTCAGATTGTGTGTCTATTTTTGCATATGTAATTAATCGATTGATAAGTTGTTTTTGCATGTTGAAGCTCCTCTTCGTTTTCTATTAGTTTATCATATATTGATTATTTAGATATCTGTATATTATTTTATAAAATGATATGATAGAAAATAAAATAGATGCTGGAGGGATAATATGAAAAATTTAATTAGTGTACAGCGTTTGATGCGTAGATTTTCGCAAAATCAGATTGTAATTGTGGATGTACGATTTGATTTACAAGATCCCGATGCTGGAAGAAAAGCGTATTTGAAAGAGCATATACCTGGTGCAATTTATATGGATTTAAATAAGGATTTATCTGGGAAGGCGGGTAAACATGGAGGTAACCATCCTTTGCCAGATTGGGAATTATTTGCGAATAAGCTAGGCCAGATAGGGATAACCAATGAAACGATCGTTGTCGTTTATGATCAAGGAAATGACATGTTTGCGCCTCGATTTTGGTGGTTAATGGATTATGTAGGTCATGATAAAGTTTATATTCTAGAAGGAGGATTGGACCAATGGAAAGAAGAAGGTGGTGTGGTAACAACAGAAATACCTTCTTTAACTCCAGTCACTTATCATCCTCGAATGAAACAAAATCGTACCGTTGATATGAAGGAAGTGCGCGATAAAATTACTAATGGCAACACGGTATTAATCGATTCTCGTTCCTATCCAAGATATCTGGGAGACGAAGAGCCGTTATATCGAAGAGCAGGACATATTCCAGGAGCAGTCAATTATTTTTGGAAAGATGTACTTACGAGTGATGGTACAAGGTGGAAAGATAAAGAGCAGTTAGAAAATTTGTTTGCTAATCTTTCAAAAGATGATGAGATTATTGTTTCTTGTGGCTCAGGTGTTTCTGCTTGTCCAAACATACTTGCGTTAGAGGCAGCAGGGTTTCACAATGTGAAATTGTATCCTGGTAGTTTTAGTGATTGGATATCATATGATGAAAACGATGTGAAAGTAGGAGAGGAGACCACGTAATGTTAAAACGGTGTGGCTGGGTTACTGACGAATCCATCTATATTTCTTATCATGATGAAGAATGGGGAGTTCCTGTTTATACGGATGACAGGTATCTATTTGAAATGTTGTCGTTAGAAGGAGCTCAAGCAGGGTTAAGTTGGATTACGATTCTAAAAAGACGAGAGAATTATAGAGAAGCATTTGACCATTTTTATCCGGAAATTGTGGCAACCTATTCGGATGAAAAAATAGAAACATTACTATCAAATGAAGGTATTATTCGAAATAGAAAAAAGGTAAGTTCGGTGATTAATAATGCCCATAGATGCATGGAAGTCGCTAAGGAATTTGGTTCTTTTCATAACTATATTTGGAGTTTTGTGGATGGACAACCAATTATGAATACGTGGGAAAACGATAAGGAAATTCCTGCTTATACGGACCTTTCCAAAAAGATGAGTAAAGATATGAAAAAAAGAGGTTTTCGCTTTGTAGGTCCAACTATCTGTTATTCATTTATGCAAGCAACTGGAATGGTGAATGACCATACAAAGCAATGTTTCTTATACCATGGTAATCAAGAAAATAAAGATTAACTCTTTCTTCAATTGTTTTTAAGCTAAAAACCGAACTACAATCCAGTCACATCGTTCACTCCTTCTCGAATTTTTACTTCGATTCGTGTAGAGTTAAGCTGGAAAGTAGTTCGGTTATTTGTTTTATTTAAGTTTAAATACTTTTAATTGATTGTTTAAATCAATTGCGAGTTCTGCAAGACTGTTGGCACTGCCTGCAACCTCTTCCATTGAACTAGAAGTTTGCTGAGCAGCAGCAGATGCTTGTTCCACACCAGCAGCTGATTCTTCTGAAGTTGAGGCAATTTCTTCGATAAGTTGATTCATATTAGTACTATTTTCAACGATATTTAATAGATCTGTCGTAATATATTCAATTTTATGCACCATGTCATTAACACCATGTTGAATTGTTTTAAAGTTGTTCCCAGTTGATTCGATTTGACTTGTTCCTTCTTGAACTTCCTTGTAGCCGTTATTAAGGGAACTAACAACTTCTTTTGTTCCGTCTTGGATATTAGAAACAATAGTGGTGATTTCTCCTACAGAATTTGATACTTGTTCAGAAAGTTTTCTGACTTCATCTGCTACAACAGCAAATCCCCGTCCATGCTCGCCAGCTCTTGCAGCTTCTATGGCAGCATTTAATGCTAATAAGTTCGTTTGTTCAGAGATATCTTTAATAACGGATATCAGATTCGATATATCTCTTGATTGATGATCTAAACCTTTAACCTTATCTACAGAAACTTTCACAATTTCATCAATTCGGTGCATCTGCTTCATTGAATTTTGCATTAAAGCGGTTCCCTGGTTGGTTTGTTCTAACATCTTTTCGGTGGTACTAGTAATCGCATCTCCGTTTTCACGAGACTTGTTAACTACCTCTACAAATTCTGACATCTTACCAGACAGGTCTGAAGCGCCATTTGCCTGTGTCTCTGCTCCAGCTGATAATTCTTCCATCGTCGCAGCTACTTGTGAATTCCCTTCTTTCACTTCCGTTGCAGCTTGGGTAAGATGATCGCTACGTTCTAATACGGAAGTACTTGCTGAAGAAACCTTCGTTAGGATCGCTTTCATATTGTCTTTCATTTGGTTAACGGATGCACTTAATTGACCAATTTCATCTTTTCCGTTATATTCCATTCCTTTTGCTGTTAGGTCACCATCTGCAACTTTGGAGGTGATTTGTACAACTTGTTTCAGATTTCTAGAAATTTGCACACTAACTATACTAAAAATAATTATCCCTATGGCAATGGTAAAAAGGTTAGCCATTGTAAGTGTCGAGGAAACACTATCCATACTAGTTTCTGCAGCTTCTGAAGCTTCTGCTTGAGCTTCCTCTCTTTCTGATATGAATTCGTTAACAATGTCAACATTACTTGTACGGAAACGATAGGTTGTTTCTCTTAGTGTATTCGCCATTATATTATCATTGTTTTCTATGGATGGAATGACCTTTTCTTCAAAAGTACTATTAATCGTATCATCAGATCGTTTTAATTGACTTATTTTAAAGAATTCATCTTCCGTCGTTAAAAAATCTTCCACTTCTACTATTAATTGATCTACTTGAGTTTTATACTCATTAAATCGATCAACATATAAATTATTACTCGTAAGTAAATAGTCTGCAATTTGGACATCTTTACCTTGAATTGCTAGTGATAGTTGATTTAGCTTATTTACTTGTTCGCTATATGTATACACTGCTTCAGCGTCTTCCTTAGATTGTTTCACTTCTTGGTTCACAAAAAACCAGGCACTGAAAGTAAAGAAGATAACAACTAAGAATGATAATAAATATTTTTTACCAATACTTAAATTATTAAAGGCTTTAAAATTAATGGAGAACCGGTGCTTTGGTTTTCCTTTATTATCTTTCTTTTTTATGTTTAAGAAATTAAATGTTCTTTTACTTTTGGTAGTTTCTGTATTTCTAGATTTCATCTTTTTGTTCTTTAGAAATTTCATATTTTCCCCCGCCCATATTATGTTTTATATAATATCGGTAAATAGGTAGAAAGTATGAAGAGAATTGTTAAAAATTTATGAAAGATTTGATATTATAAGCTAATAAATCGTATGAAACTATCAAATAAAGTATAATTATTGATAGATTAAGAGAAAGGGATGAGAAGACGATGGAATATGTTACTTTAAATAATGGCTTAAAAATGCCTCAATTAGGTTTTGGAGTTTGGAAAGTTCCAAATGAAGAAGTCGTTTCACCAGTAGAACATGCATTAAAAGTAGGTTATCGTTCAATAGATACAGCAAAAGTATATGGAAATGAAGTAGGGGTAGGAGAAGCTATCTCTAATAGCGGTATACCGCGTGAGCAATTGTTTATAACTACCAAAGTGTGGAATAGTGATCATGGGTATGATAATACATTAAAAGCGTTCGATGAAAGTTTAGAAAGGTTAGGTTTAGACTACGTAGATCTTTACTTAATCCATTGGCCAACTCCAGAATTTGACCAATATGTAGAAACTTATAAAGCTTTAGAAACATTATATAAAGACGGTAAAGTTAAAGCAATTGGTGTTTGTAATTTTGATATTGAGTATTTAGAAAGAATACTTAATGAATGTGAAATAGTACCGGTACTTAATCAAGTAGAATGTCATCCTTATCTACAACAAAAAGAACTTCGGGATTTTTGTGAGAAACACAATATCTACCTAGAGTCGTATAGCCCTCTAATGAATGGTAAAGAGGTACTTCAAAGTGAAGAACTACAAAACTTAGCAGAAAGAAAAGGTAAAACTGTTGCTCAAACAATTCTACGTTGGCATCTGCAATCAGGAATGATAGTTATTCCTAAGTCAGTGACACCTAACCGTATCGAAGAAAATCTAGATGTATTTGATTTTGAACTTACGGATACTGAAATGCAGGAGATTAACGAATTGGATAGGAATTTAAGAAGCGGTGCAGTACCAAGTGAAATGAATGTAAGATAAATTGTAATACGAATAATAAATAATTCATGTCCTGATATTACTTGAATCATTAAATAACACCTTCGAACTGATACATTCAAACGATGCAATCATTCGAAGGTGTTATTTTTGAGAAAAAACACGTTCTACTGCTTTTGCATATTCAGTAAAATAAACTGGTATTTCTGATTGGTTTAAACCGCAGTACATATATTTTACGATCGATTGATTATACCACTTTTGTTGATCGTAACCTGCATTAAAATTTGCCCAGATACTATCTCCCAATAAAGCGTATTCTTTTTCAAGTTCAATTAAGTTGTCTAATTTATCGGCGATAATTAAATATTTTACTTCCTTAGGGGAGTTTTGGATGCTTTTTATTGTATGTTGTTTGCGTTCTTTCCAAGATTTGGATTTATCTTCTGTATGAGCAGCAACAAGTCGAGCAATTTCCTTTCCGAACTCATATTGGATGTCATCGATTGTAACAGGAGTATCTTCAACAACGTCATGAAGATAAGCTGCACATACCAGTGCATCCGAACAGCCTTCTAGCTCAAGCCTTTGAGCAACACGAATTGGATGTGTGATATATGCTTCGTCCGAATTTTTTCTGGTTTGCCCTTGATGTGCCTTTGTTGCAAAGGTTTTTGCCTTCTCTTTTAACATAGTATCCTCCGAATATAGATGTTTAGTATTTATAGCATATGAAATAAACAACTTACTGTTATATCATAATTATCATTTTATTCAGTGAAATTAATTTATTCTATTATTTAATAGTATCTTAATTGTTGCAAGGATACAATGATATTTTTAAAGTAAAGGTAAGTTACCATTTTCATGTATTTTAGTATGGATAAATGAATATTAAATTGCCGAAATCCCTTTACAATACAAACTTCCAATTCGAATTTCGTAATACACGAATGTACTTCATTCATGTAGAAAAAGTTAGGTTGGATTATAAGAAAAGCTCTTTCTTTCTTTTCAGCACATAAACCATTACACTAGAGGTAATGAAATTAGATTAGCGGAGGTAACATCAATGGAAAAAGGAATTAATCAACGTAAGACAGAACATATACGTCTTTGCCTTACTGGAAATGTAGAGGGAGTAAATAAATCAACAGGATTAGAAGGCATTAATTTTATACATAACGCATTACCGGAAATAGATTTCGCAGATATTTCTTTGGAATCAAGTTTTTTGGGGAAACAATTGAAAGCGCCGTTTTTAGTAAGTTCAATGACTGGGGGATCGGAGCTAGCGACAAAAATTAATCAGAACCTTGCTATTGCTGCAGAGGAAAAGGGATGGGCACTGGCAATTGGTTCAACGAGGGCTTTCTTAGAAAGCGATCAACATAAGGAGTCATTCCTAATCAGAAATCAAGCTCCTACAGCACCATTGATTGTTAATATCGGAGCGGTTCAATTAAATTACGGCTATGGTCCAGAAGAGTGTCAACGAATTATTGATAAGACAAATGCAGATTCTATTGTCCTTCACCTTAACAGTTTACAGGAAGCGGTTCAAGATGGCGGAGACCTGAATTTTAAAGATTTACTACCAAAAATAGAGCAGGTCTGCAAACAAGTAAAAGCCCCGGTGGGAGTAAAAGAAGTAGGTTTTGGGATTGATGGTGAAGTAGCTAGACGATTGTATGACGCAGGTATTTCATATATTGATGTAGCCGGTGCTGGAGGTACATCTTGGAGTCAAGTGGAAAAATTACGTTCTAAAGATCCTTTAAATAAAGCGGCAGCAGAAGCATTTAATAACTGGGGAACTCCGACAAAAGATTGTCTTGTGTCTGTACGTGGAGAATTACCAGAAGCTCCTCTAGTGGC from Oceanobacillus iheyensis HTE831 encodes:
- a CDS encoding HD domain-containing protein — protein: MLKEKAKTFATKAHQGQTRKNSDEAYITHPIRVAQRLELEGCSDALVCAAYLHDVVEDTPVTIDDIQYEFGKEIARLVAAHTEDKSKSWKERKQHTIKSIQNSPKEVKYLIIADKLDNLIELEKEYALLGDSIWANFNAGYDQQKWYNQSIVKYMYCGLNQSEIPVYFTEYAKAVERVFSQK
- a CDS encoding HD domain-containing protein — translated: MERVTLEQIFVHPITKKYLQRSGIAHAVAVAEYAYIFSKRFAVNPDLATKAALLHDIGHYTWYRNGEWDYDLYKENDIHAIKGSSRAHKLLIRNGEERHAAKEIAIAILLHTDSYLPEGELQLNSLQQVVAMADEADEEYGGNHHYKEIDPEIALKRIRALDKQIDEALTKADTSSKHA
- a CDS encoding D-alanyl-D-alanine carboxypeptidase family protein — translated: MQRLLWLLLIGVLLLFISACQSNDDNHSSSQETLENPTNDEDVTANQNNKELPETPLQKLDQGEEVDALQYFLEQLGYNFSEQGNYNEQVTWAITDFQLQQEDLLVSGVYNEDTKQKIEEVIQSENSYKPGEGLPAPTEPAFTDAGTEIISNPYDQLALVNKEFSLPADYIPDDLVIPNVPFPFTEDIPKKYMRQAAADALEELFADALEENLELYAQSGYRSYDRQDNIFAANAAENGEKHANTFSARPGESEHQTGLAMDVTSPEVNFNLVTEFGETKEGKWVKENAANYGFIIRFPEGKEDITKYQFEPWHLRYVGHKAAEEIMNQDITLEEYLEK
- a CDS encoding methyl-accepting chemotaxis protein gives rise to the protein MKFLKNKKMKSRNTETTKSKRTFNFLNIKKKDNKGKPKHRFSINFKAFNNLSIGKKYLLSFLVVIFFTFSAWFFVNQEVKQSKEDAEAVYTYSEQVNKLNQLSLAIQGKDVQIADYLLTSNNLYVDRFNEYKTQVDQLIVEVEDFLTTEDEFFKISQLKRSDDTINSTFEEKVIPSIENNDNIMANTLRETTYRFRTSNVDIVNEFISEREEAQAEASEAAETSMDSVSSTLTMANLFTIAIGIIIFSIVSVQISRNLKQVVQITSKVADGDLTAKGMEYNGKDEIGQLSASVNQMKDNMKAILTKVSSASTSVLERSDHLTQAATEVKEGNSQVAATMEELSAGAETQANGASDLSGKMSEFVEVVNKSRENGDAITSTTEKMLEQTNQGTALMQNSMKQMHRIDEIVKVSVDKVKGLDHQSRDISNLISVIKDISEQTNLLALNAAIEAARAGEHGRGFAVVADEVRKLSEQVSNSVGEITTIVSNIQDGTKEVVSSLNNGYKEVQEGTSQIESTGNNFKTIQHGVNDMVHKIEYITTDLLNIVENSTNMNQLIEEIASTSEESAAGVEQASAAAQQTSSSMEEVAGSANSLAELAIDLNNQLKVFKLK
- the fni gene encoding type 2 isopentenyl-diphosphate Delta-isomerase → MEKGINQRKTEHIRLCLTGNVEGVNKSTGLEGINFIHNALPEIDFADISLESSFLGKQLKAPFLVSSMTGGSELATKINQNLAIAAEEKGWALAIGSTRAFLESDQHKESFLIRNQAPTAPLIVNIGAVQLNYGYGPEECQRIIDKTNADSIVLHLNSLQEAVQDGGDLNFKDLLPKIEQVCKQVKAPVGVKEVGFGIDGEVARRLYDAGISYIDVAGAGGTSWSQVEKLRSKDPLNKAAAEAFNNWGTPTKDCLVSVRGELPEAPLVASGGMKTGVDAAKAITIGADVVGFARHLLKAAMETPEDVIRTMEQLELELKMTMFGIGAVNLEELKNTSRVSIMGQSLMDK
- a CDS encoding sulfurtransferase, whose protein sequence is MKNLISVQRLMRRFSQNQIVIVDVRFDLQDPDAGRKAYLKEHIPGAIYMDLNKDLSGKAGKHGGNHPLPDWELFANKLGQIGITNETIVVVYDQGNDMFAPRFWWLMDYVGHDKVYILEGGLDQWKEEGGVVTTEIPSLTPVTYHPRMKQNRTVDMKEVRDKITNGNTVLIDSRSYPRYLGDEEPLYRRAGHIPGAVNYFWKDVLTSDGTRWKDKEQLENLFANLSKDDEIIVSCGSGVSACPNILALEAAGFHNVKLYPGSFSDWISYDENDVKVGEETT
- a CDS encoding aldo/keto reductase yields the protein MEYVTLNNGLKMPQLGFGVWKVPNEEVVSPVEHALKVGYRSIDTAKVYGNEVGVGEAISNSGIPREQLFITTKVWNSDHGYDNTLKAFDESLERLGLDYVDLYLIHWPTPEFDQYVETYKALETLYKDGKVKAIGVCNFDIEYLERILNECEIVPVLNQVECHPYLQQKELRDFCEKHNIYLESYSPLMNGKEVLQSEELQNLAERKGKTVAQTILRWHLQSGMIVIPKSVTPNRIEENLDVFDFELTDTEMQEINELDRNLRSGAVPSEMNVR
- a CDS encoding DNA-3-methyladenine glycosylase I produces the protein MLKRCGWVTDESIYISYHDEEWGVPVYTDDRYLFEMLSLEGAQAGLSWITILKRRENYREAFDHFYPEIVATYSDEKIETLLSNEGIIRNRKKVSSVINNAHRCMEVAKEFGSFHNYIWSFVDGQPIMNTWENDKEIPAYTDLSKKMSKDMKKRGFRFVGPTICYSFMQATGMVNDHTKQCFLYHGNQENKD
- the pepT gene encoding peptidase T, whose product is MQKQLINRLITYAKIDTQSDGDSSTTPSTPGQWDLIHYLKDELKEIGMEEIEVDEYGYLMATLPANSKNDIPTIGFLAHVDTATDFTGKNVNPQIIDYNGGDIVLNETLQVVLSTKEFPELSSYKGHTLITTDGTTLLGADNKAGIAEIMTAMQYLIQHPEIEHGTIRVAFTPDEEIGRGPHKFDVSRFNAKYAYTIDGGPLGELQYESFNAAAAKVTFTGNSVHPGTAKNKMVNSGKIAAEFISKFPEQEAPEHTEGYEGFYHLISIEGDVETTKVYYIIRDHDRNKFENRKDTLRQFATDIQHKYGENAIHVEMEDQYYNMREKIEPVKDIVDIASEAMKQLDIEPIIQPVRGGTDGSQLSYMGLPTPNIFTGGENFHGKYEYVSVQNMEKSTKTIIGIAKLFAEKS